The sequence GCACGAAATATAGTGCATGGTTGTGTACCACaacagtttttaaaagttaaatttgagTATGGACGATATCATGAACCCATAGCCATTGCACATTATGAAAGATACATGAAGATTGCAGGTTTCCAAGTTGTTGTGGAAAATAATGGTTTAACAATAGATCAAAATAATTATGTGCTTGGAGCTACACCAGATGGAAGAGTTAACTGCAATGGCTTTTATGGCATCCTTGAGGTAAAATGCAGTCACTTGTACAGAGACATAGATCCAAAGTTAGTGTGTTCTGTGGCGAAAAACCCTTGCATTCTCTATGACAGCAatacagaaaatatcaaaataaataaagatcaCACATATTACAATCAGATACAAATGCAATTGGCTATCACATGTCAAACATggtgtgattttattttttatacctcAAAAGGTCTTGTAATCGACAGAGTGCCATTTGACATGAAATACTGGCAAGaactacaaaaaaacattttacggTTTTACTTTACATATATGCTACCACAAATCATAGAGAAAGATCAGGACAAATTGATGTAAAATAAGACCTGTATATATTtgtaatgtatatatatcactctttttgtaaatatttttgatttaaaacattGCTTCAGTCTaaagttgtttgtttactttaaaaTAGGGTCTTGAAAATTTGTGAGAATACCACATACCGAAATAATTTGATTCAGGGAGTTCAACATGTTTACTGGAATAACTCGATCGAATATTCGAAAACATTTGAGTCGTTGAATCATTCTTTCCACATGAATTCTTTCTGATGCTATTTGTTGACTTTTGACTACTTCAGACTCTGAAAATTGCTCGCGTCCTTTTAAAAATGATGGCATAATTAATTCCACACCAAGAGGTTTTACATAGTCCTCTATCAAAAAACCTCGATCAGCCATAATAGCATCTCCTGCCTGCCAAAGTTCTGGAAATAATAAACCACTTTTGACAACAATATCTTTATCTGAGATGCTACCGGGGTAGGCACTCGATATAAATGTGAAACCTCCACCAGGAGCAATGCCAACAAGTACTTTAACGGTGGTGTGACTTTTGTATTCTGAGTACATcattttgtgtaaatataaAGATGAAGGCACTGCAATTTTAAACTCTACACAATCTATAATGCATCGTACGTTTGCAAATCTTTCTTTCATACTAGCTGGCATATTTTCTTGAACTTGACTGCGGGAAGGCCAAATGCATATTGTTCCGAGCTTAACATACATATAATTTACCCACGTTTGAAAAGTATTTGTTACAGTACCTTCAGACACTTCaaacaaatatgataaatggCAAACATCAAAGTTTCTTCGCATTCTAACAAGGGtcaataaaaaactttcaaGAGGGGACAGCGTACGTGGTCTACCTCTATCACTAAAACCTTTGACATCTTGATTATTGTAAAGAATAACATTTTCTCCATTTTGTCctgggtttaaaaaaattaataattctttAAACACTTCGATGTTTGGTATGCCAGTGTAATATTTACATGATGCATCAGATGACAAAACATTTtcgacaaattttattttaactgtaGAAATTTTTTCCATGAGTTTGTGTTTCAACATTTCTATCTCTTTACACaaactctttttttcttctgtaagcttttcaacttcttttgacaaaaaaattgcgTCTGGTTCCTCCCTCATAATAAAGTCTGGCTCAGCTACAAATTCAGTGGAATCATCCCCTATATCAGTCTCATCAGGAATTAGAGTGGatgtttctctaaatttttttcgAGGAGATGGTCTCTTAACAG is a genomic window of Hydractinia symbiolongicarpus strain clone_291-10 chromosome 14, HSymV2.1, whole genome shotgun sequence containing:
- the LOC130625253 gene encoding uncharacterized protein LOC130625253, producing MSEGNTKKKHKRSQGKQCAAWGCNNRSLVEFENELISSTISFFKFPKDSGTRKVWCSRIKRIDGQDNFRVTSHTVLCEKHFAKSDIIKAPGGTRRRLRDGAKPTLFENVEDFSKRKAPVKRPSPRKKFRETSTLIPDETDIGDDSTEFVAEPDFIMREEPDIEMLKHKLMEKISTVKIKFVENVLSSDASCKYYTGIPNIEVFKELLIFLNPGQNGENVILYNNQDVKGFSDRGRPRTLSPLESFLLTLVRMRRNFDVCHLSYLFEVSEGTVTNTFQTWVNYMYVKLGTICIWPSRSQVQENMPASMKERFANVRCIIDCVEFKIAVPSSLYLHKMMYSEYKSHTTVKVLVGIAPGGGFTFISSAYPGSISDKDIVVKSGLLFPELWQAGDAIMADRGFLIEDYVKPLGVELIMPSFLKGREQFSESEVVKSQQIASERIHVERMIQRLKCFRIFDRVIPVNMLNSLNQIISVCGILTNFQDPILK